In the genome of Patescibacteria group bacterium, one region contains:
- a CDS encoding methionine--tRNA ligase yields MEKKYITTAIPYVNAAPHIGFALELIQADVVARYSREKKEDTFFLTGVDENSLKNVQAAEKEGISTQELVDRNTQKFIDLTRTLNISNDEFIRTTSEKHKLGTQKFWQACKNDIYKKKYKGLYCVGCESFYLKKDLTNGKCPEHKTKPETVEEENYFFKLSKYQKKLEKLIESDEYQVVPQTRKNEVLNFIKNGLKDFSISRSKERAKGWGIPVPGDNSQIIYVWFDALINYISALDYDINGDKFKKFWPADIHVIGKGISRFHAIYWPAMLLSAGLPLPKKLFVHGYVNIGGEKISKSIGNTVDPFELVKKYDVDAVRYFLLREIPAHGDGDFSEERFREKYNADLSNNLGNLISRTANLIEKNEIEFAKLEVKPNEFEKQIDKFYSDFKFDEILKFIWQKIDEANLYINKKEPWKVKEKKELEKIFKKLVIGIQKIAKALVPFIPETAQKILNQFSQPKIKKHEILFPRIK; encoded by the coding sequence ATGGAAAAGAAATATATTACAACCGCAATTCCTTACGTTAATGCCGCTCCGCATATCGGCTTTGCTTTGGAATTGATTCAAGCGGACGTTGTTGCTCGTTACTCCAGAGAAAAAAAAGAAGATACTTTTTTTCTAACCGGCGTTGATGAAAACAGTTTAAAAAATGTCCAAGCTGCTGAAAAAGAGGGGATTAGCACCCAGGAATTAGTCGACCGCAACACGCAAAAATTCATTGATTTAACTCGGACTCTTAATATTTCCAATGATGAATTCATTCGCACAACAAGCGAAAAACACAAACTTGGAACTCAAAAATTTTGGCAAGCTTGTAAAAATGATATTTATAAAAAGAAGTACAAAGGACTTTATTGCGTTGGCTGTGAAAGTTTTTATCTCAAAAAGGATTTGACCAACGGCAAATGCCCAGAGCATAAGACCAAACCGGAAACAGTGGAAGAGGAAAATTATTTTTTTAAGCTTTCTAAATACCAAAAAAAACTTGAAAAGTTGATTGAGTCAGACGAATATCAAGTAGTTCCTCAAACTCGGAAAAATGAAGTTTTGAATTTCATAAAAAATGGCCTTAAAGATTTCAGTATTTCCCGGTCAAAAGAACGGGCTAAGGGCTGGGGGATTCCCGTGCCCGGTGATAACTCGCAAATTATCTATGTTTGGTTTGATGCTTTGATAAACTATATTTCCGCGCTTGATTACGACATCAATGGGGATAAGTTTAAGAAATTTTGGCCTGCTGATATCCATGTTATTGGCAAGGGTATCAGCCGTTTTCATGCTATCTATTGGCCAGCTATGCTGCTTTCTGCTGGCCTGCCCCTGCCCAAAAAATTATTCGTCCATGGCTATGTTAATATTGGCGGTGAAAAAATTTCTAAATCCATAGGCAACACTGTTGATCCGTTTGAATTAGTCAAGAAATATGACGTTGACGCGGTCCGATATTTTTTATTGCGTGAAATTCCAGCCCATGGCGATGGCGATTTTTCTGAAGAGCGGTTTAGAGAAAAATATAACGCTGATCTATCCAACAATCTCGGCAACCTCATCAGCCGTACCGCCAACTTAATTGAGAAAAATGAAATTGAGTTTGCTAAGCTTGAAGTCAAGCCGAACGAGTTTGAAAAACAAATAGACAAATTTTATTCTGACTTCAAATTTGACGAGATTCTAAAATTCATTTGGCAAAAAATCGATGAAGCTAATTTATACATCAACAAAAAAGAACCCTGGAAAGTAAAAGAAAAAAAAGAGCTTGAGAAAATTTTCAAAAAACTCGTTATTGGCATCCAAAAAATCGCTAAAGCATTAGTTCCCTTTATTCCCGAAACCGCCCAAAAAATCCTAAACCAATTCTCTCAACCCAAAATCAAAAAACACGAGATTTTATTTCCGAGGATAAAATAA